A part of Vulpes lagopus strain Blue_001 chromosome 4, ASM1834538v1, whole genome shotgun sequence genomic DNA contains:
- the LIX1 gene encoding protein limb expression 1 homolog isoform X1, whose amino-acid sequence MDRTLESLRHIIAQVLPHRDPALVFKDLNVVSMLQEFWESKQQQRAAFPSEGVVVYESLPSPGPPFVSYVTLPGGSCFGNFQCCLSRAEARRDAAKVALINSLFNELPSRRITKEFIMESVQEAVASTSGTLDDADDPSTSIGAYHYMLESNMGKTMLEFQELMTIFQLLHWNGSLKALRETKCSRQEVISYYSQYSLDEKMRSHMALDWIMKEKESPGILSQELRMALRELEEARKAGQELRFYKEKKEILSLALTQIYSDPDTSSPSDDQLSLTALCGYH is encoded by the exons TGAATGTTGTGTCGATGTTACAGGAATTTTGGGAAAGCAAGCAGCAGCAGAGAGCTGCATTCCCAAGTGAAGGCGTGGTGGTCTATGAGTCACTGCCATCTCCAGGACCTCCCTTTGTGAGTTATGTGACCCTCCCAGGGGGAAGCTGTTTTGGCAACTTTCAG TGCTGCTTAAGTAGAGCTGAGGCCAGACGAGATGCAGCGAAAGTGGCCCTCATCAACTCCCTCTTCAATGAGCTGCCCTCTCGAAGGATCACTAAGGAATTCATTATGGAGAGTGTACAGGAAGCAGTTGCCTCCACCAGT GGCACTTTGGATGATGCGGATGACCCGAGCACCAGTATTGGAGCCTACCACTACATGCTGGAGTCAAACATGGGGAAGACCATGCTGGAATTTCAG GAGCTGATGACCATTTTCCAGCTACTGCACTGGAATGGAAGCCTAAAAGCCCTTCGTGAAACAAAGTGTTCCCGACAG GAAGTCATCTCCTACTATTCCCAGTATTCCCTAGATGAAAAGATGCGCAGTCATATGGCCCTGGACTGGATCATGAAGGAGAAGGAGTCACCAGGAATCCTCTCTCAAGAGCTCCGGATGGCCCTGAGGGAGTTGGAGGAAGCCAGGAAAGCGGGACAAGAACTGCggttttacaaagaaaagaaagaaatcctgagtTTAGCCCTGACTCAGATCTACAGTGATCCTGACACCTCCTCACCCAGTGATGATCAGCTAAGCCTAACGGCTCTTTGTGGCTACCACTAG
- the LIX1 gene encoding protein limb expression 1 homolog isoform X2 codes for MLQEFWESKQQQRAAFPSEGVVVYESLPSPGPPFVSYVTLPGGSCFGNFQCCLSRAEARRDAAKVALINSLFNELPSRRITKEFIMESVQEAVASTSGTLDDADDPSTSIGAYHYMLESNMGKTMLEFQELMTIFQLLHWNGSLKALRETKCSRQEVISYYSQYSLDEKMRSHMALDWIMKEKESPGILSQELRMALRELEEARKAGQELRFYKEKKEILSLALTQIYSDPDTSSPSDDQLSLTALCGYH; via the exons ATGTTACAGGAATTTTGGGAAAGCAAGCAGCAGCAGAGAGCTGCATTCCCAAGTGAAGGCGTGGTGGTCTATGAGTCACTGCCATCTCCAGGACCTCCCTTTGTGAGTTATGTGACCCTCCCAGGGGGAAGCTGTTTTGGCAACTTTCAG TGCTGCTTAAGTAGAGCTGAGGCCAGACGAGATGCAGCGAAAGTGGCCCTCATCAACTCCCTCTTCAATGAGCTGCCCTCTCGAAGGATCACTAAGGAATTCATTATGGAGAGTGTACAGGAAGCAGTTGCCTCCACCAGT GGCACTTTGGATGATGCGGATGACCCGAGCACCAGTATTGGAGCCTACCACTACATGCTGGAGTCAAACATGGGGAAGACCATGCTGGAATTTCAG GAGCTGATGACCATTTTCCAGCTACTGCACTGGAATGGAAGCCTAAAAGCCCTTCGTGAAACAAAGTGTTCCCGACAG GAAGTCATCTCCTACTATTCCCAGTATTCCCTAGATGAAAAGATGCGCAGTCATATGGCCCTGGACTGGATCATGAAGGAGAAGGAGTCACCAGGAATCCTCTCTCAAGAGCTCCGGATGGCCCTGAGGGAGTTGGAGGAAGCCAGGAAAGCGGGACAAGAACTGCggttttacaaagaaaagaaagaaatcctgagtTTAGCCCTGACTCAGATCTACAGTGATCCTGACACCTCCTCACCCAGTGATGATCAGCTAAGCCTAACGGCTCTTTGTGGCTACCACTAG